In the genome of Sphingopyxis sp. YF1, the window TCGACCTGATGAAGACGGTCGTCGATGCACAGGCGAAGGCGGTGTTTGCCGAAAAGGGCCGCGAGATCGCCTATCTCGTCGGCACGATGATCGAACTGCCGCGCGCCGCACTGATGGCGGGCGAGATCGCCGAGAGCGCCGAATTCTTCAGCTTCGGTACCAACGACCTGACGCAGACGACGATCGGGATCAGCCGCGACGACGCGGGGCGGTTCCTGACGCAATATGTCGACAAGGGCATTTTCGTCACCGATCCGTTCGTCAGTCTGGACGTCGAGGGCGTCGGCCAGCTGATCGAGATCGCCGCCGATCGCGGTCGCGCCACGCGGACGGGCATCAAGCTCGGCATCTGTGGCGAGCATGGCGGTGATGCGCCGAGCATCCATTTCTGCGAAAAGACGGGTCTCGACTATGTCAGCGCCTCACCCTACCGTGTCCCCATTGCGCGCCTTGCGGCAGCGCAGGCGGCCCTGAAGAAGGCCAAATAACAGGGGGTAGGGCATGAAGAGCTGGCACCGCTATGCGATCACTTTGGTGGGAGGGCTGGCGGTGGGGCTCGGCGCTGCCTGGGCGATCACGGGCCGGGGGCTCGCCGACGGGCAGATCGGCAACGGCCCCTGGACCACGTCGCTCGGCTTCGGCACCAAGGCGACCGACCGGGTGACGCGCGCCATGGTCGCGCGCGCGGGCCTGCTCGCGCTTCCGGCCAGGGAAACCGTCTACTGGTCGGCCACCACCGACGCGGCGGGCGCGCCGCTCGACGGCAATTGCCGCTACCGCCTGTCGGGAAGGCCGCTCGACGCGCGCTGGTGGAGCGTCACCATTTATGACGAGGCGGGTTATCTCGTCGCCAATCCAGCCAACAGCTGGTCGGTGAACGGTGCCAACGTCGCGCTCGACGCCGAAGGCGAGTGGCGCGTCACGATCGCACCGGCGAAGCCGGCCGACGGAGCCTGGCTGCCGGCGGCGAAGGGGCAGCCCTTTCACCTGA includes:
- a CDS encoding DUF1214 domain-containing protein is translated as MKSWHRYAITLVGGLAVGLGAAWAITGRGLADGQIGNGPWTTSLGFGTKATDRVTRAMVARAGLLALPARETVYWSATTDAAGAPLDGNCRYRLSGRPLDARWWSVTIYDEAGYLVANPANSWSVNGANVALDAEGEWRVTIAPAKPADGAWLPAAKGQPFHLTLRMYNPGDGFRAAPTKAVLPSIVKEGC